In the Rhizobium sp. SSA_523 genome, GCTTTTCCTTGCGCGGCGGCTTTGCCTCGAAGCGGTTCGGCTGCGCCGTTTTGTCGCGATCCGGCCGCGACTGACGATCGCCCCGGTTGTCGGGACGACGGTCTCCGCGATTATCCGGCCGCCGATCACCGCGGTTCGGGCGTCCGCCCTCCCTTTGACCGTCGCGCTGGCCGTCTCTCTGGCCATCCCGGTTCCGGCCATCGCGATTGGCGCCATCCCTGCCGCGTGCAGCCTGGTCTCCGCGATCATCGCTACGGCGCTCGTCACGCCGGCCGTCGCCGGCATTGCGATTGCCCTGGAAGCGGCGCTCGCCCTGCGGACGGCCTCCGCGCTGGTTATCGCTGCGGCCGCCGCCGGGACGCCACAGAAGGACCGGCTTCGGCTCTTCCTCGGCCTGATTGTCCTGTGCGGCAGACACGGCCGCCTCCGGCTGCGCATCGGCAATTCTATCGGCACCCGGCGAGACCGACGCATCGGCATCGTCCGGTGTCGCAGTTTCGGCGGCAGACGAGGCATCGCTCGCCTCCGGGCTCACCGGATCCGCATCATCGTCCGAAGAGGCATCGGCATCGCCCGTATCCGCTGCCATTGCCGTTTCCGGCATCGCCGCCTGCGGTTCGGCCGATGCATCACCGCTCACCGCGCCGTCTTCGGCCGGGGCCTTGTCCTCGGTCGAGGCCTCGCCTGTCAGTTCGGCCGAAGCCTCACCCTGTAACTCGTCCGGCGTATCGCTCGCCGTCTCATTCGATGCTCCGCCGGAAACAGGGGCCGCGGCCGGCGCTGACTTTTCATCATGCGACGCCAGGAAGGCCTGCGCCTCTTCGGGCTTCACCGCATCGGCGCGATAACCGAGACCCTTCAGGATCTCCTCGATATCGTCCGGCGTTGCGCCGAGGATCGACAACATGGCCGTCGTCGTGGTGAAGCGTCGCCCGTCATAGGCGCCGTCCGGACGCTGGCCGGAGCCCGGCTTCCACTGCAGGAGCGGCCGGATGAGATCGGCCAGGCGCTCGAGAATGTCGACGCGCACGGCCCGCTTGCCAAGGAAGCGGAAGCCGGCCAGCTTGTAGAAATTGCGTTCGAAGGAGGGATCAGTGACCACCGAGGTCCGCCCTGCCGCCAGAGCGGGAATGAGCTCGCCGTAACCGGGCTTGTCGAGGCCGTCATTCTTCAGCGCCCAGAGCAGCGTGATGAGTTCGGCGGGCGCCGGCTTCAACAGGGCGGGCATGAAGATATGGTAGGCGCCGAAGCGAACGCCATAGCGCCGCAAGGATGCGCGCGCATCCTGATCCAGCGTCTTGACCTCGTCGGCCACATCGCGGCGGAAGAGGACGCCGAGATTTTCCACGATCTGGAAGGCGAGGCCCTTGGCCATGCCCTGCAGGTCTTCGGCGCGCGACAGATCGTCCAGCGGCTTCAGGACCGTGGCGATATGGTGGTTGACGAAGCGTTCAAGCCGGGCCGCCACGTGATCCCGGGCATTGCCGGTGAGCTGCTCGTCTGCAAGCAGGATCACGCGGGGATGCATGATATGCTCGGCGGAGGTCAGCTTGGCAACCGGATCGCCAAGCCAGCGCAGCGCGCCGTCCGACCCCAAAGCCAGATCGCCGTTGCCGCAGGCATAGAGCCGCGCCGCCCGCGCCTCGAATTCCAGCGCCAGTGCCTTCTGCGCCGCAGCCTGGACAGCTTTCGCGTCTGGCCCTTCCGCATTGGTAACGGGCGTGAACCGGAAACCGGCAAGTTGACCGACGTGATGTCCTTCGACGAAGACATCTCCATTTACACTTATTTCAGCTTCCAGCATTGCATTCTCTCTCAGGCGCTTCATGAGCACAGATGTCCTGCGATCAACAAAGCGTTTCGTCAACCGTTCATGTAGCGCGTCGGACAACCTGTCTTCGATTTCCCGTGTCTTTTCTTGCCAGTGTGTCGGATGCGCCAACCAACCCGGGCGGTTCGACACATAGGTCCAAGTTCTGATCTGGGCAATACGGGCAGACAATGTATCGATTTCGCCATCCGTCCGATCCGCCCTTTGCACCTGCTCGGCCATGAAATTCTCGTTCACCGAACCGAATCGCACAAGATCAAAGAATAGCGTCGAAATCAGGTCGGCGTGCTGCGCGGGCGTGATCCGCCGGTAATCCGGCAGCGCACAGGCCTCCCACAATGTCTCGACCCGCTCGGGCGTATTGGCAAGATCGACGACTTCCGGATAGCGACAGAGATAATCCAGCGCCTGGCTGTCGGTTGCCGGCAAGGCCCGCGTGAGGCCCTGGACAAGCGGCGCGGCATCGAGGCTTGCCCGCAGATCGCGTAGCGAGGAATAGTCCAGCGCCTTGGACCGCCACTGCAGGACCTTCACCTGATCAAAATGGTGACCTTCGATCCGTTCAACGAGTTCGTCGTCGAAAGGCTGTACCTGGCCGGTGACGCCGAACGTGCCGTCCTTCAGGTGTCGGCCGGCGCGGCCGGCAATCTGTCCGAGCTCGCCGGGATTGAGGTTGCGGAACTGATAACCGTCGAATTTTCTGTCCTGGGCGAAGGCGACATGGTCCACATCCAGATTGAGGCCCATGCCTATGGCATCGGTCGCCACCAGATATTCCACGTCGCCGGCCTGGTAGAGACCGACCTGCGCATTGCGGGTGCGAGGGCTGAGCGCCCCCAGCACCACCGCGGCACCACCCCGCTGCCGCCGAATGAGTTCCGCGATGGCATAGACCTCGTCGGCCGAGAAGGCGACGATGGCGGAGCGCTGCGGCAGACGCGTGATCTTCTTCTGTCCGGCGTAAAAGAGCGTGGACAGGCGCGGCCGCTCGACCACGGTTATCCCTGGCAGCAGGCGCTCCAGGATCGGCCGCATGGTGGATGCGCCCAAAAGCAGCGTCTCCTCGCGCCCCCGCAGATGAAGAATGCGATCGGTGAAGATATGGCCGCGTTCGAGATCCCCAGCCAGTTGCACCTCGTCGATCGCGACGAAGGCCGCCTTCGTTTCGCGCGGCATGGCTTCCACGGTGCAGACGGAGAAGCGGGCCTGGGGCGGGGAAATCTTCTCTTCGCCGGTGACGAGAGCCACATGGGCGGCGCCGACGCGTTCCACCAGCCGCGTATAGACCTCGCGGGCCAGAAGCCGCAGCGGAAGGCCGATGACCCCCGAACCGTAGGCGACCATTCGCTCGATGGCATAATGGGTCTTACCCGTATTGGTGGGGCCGAGGACCGCGGTAACGCCGCGACCGCTCAAGATCATGGGCTGGGAATTCAACGCCTGTATCCGCACTTCCTGTCCGGCCCCCGCCTGCTGCAGGGGTCATTTCCCCACACATGGCGTCATCGCGCGCGAATGACAAGCCGTTGAGGCGGCAAAAGGCCGGCCGCCCGGCAAAAACCTGTCCTCTTGGCCGGCAAAGGCGCCGGCGCAGCGCGATGGCCACCCGCCTCCGGCACGGCGCAGCAATCGGTGGGCCTTGCGGTTCAGCCGGCGTTCAGCTGGCAGGTCGGAAGATGATGCTGCCATGTCCATCGGTCAGGAGGCCGTGCCGGTGATACCGGACCGGCTCCGGGAGACGCATGTGATCTTCATCGGCGAAGGCTCCAAACAGGCCGTTGCAGATCATCGCATCAGGAGTCGGAACCAAATCGGGAGATCAACGTTTTCGCGGCACAGAATATCACCTCGGAGCCATCTCAATGTTGGGTACAATCCTTCTCGTCATCCTGATCCTGCTGCTGATCGGCGCACTTCCAAACTGGAATCACAGCCGCAGCTGGGGATATGGGCCCTCAGGAGGATTGGGGCTTGTCGTGTTGATATTGATCATTCTGCTGCTGATGGGCAGGATTTAAGGTGCGAACAGTCGCAATATCAAGGGAAGGAAGTGGGACATGAAGAAGATTTTCGCCGCAGCAGCAATGGTCGCAATGCTGGCATCGTGCACAACAACCGAACGCGGCACGGCGATCGGTGCAGGAACGGGCGCCGTGATCGGTGGCGCAGTCACCAATAGCTGGGGTGGCGCAGCCGTTGGCGCCGTAGCAGGCGGTCTCGTTGGCGCTGCCATCGGTGAATCGCAGAAGAACCCGGGCTATTGCGTCTATCGCGATCGCTACGGCCGCACCTACGAAGCGCGTTGCCGCTAAAGATTTGAAGGCTCCCTCTCGGGAGCTGGGTCATGACGATGCCGGCGCTGAAAGGCGCCGGCATTTTGCTGTCTATCGGGCGGGCTGAGGAACGGACCCTTAGCGGCCCGCGCCGCGTTGCCGCCCGGGAACGCCCGGACCGCCGGCGACACGGCGGGTGAGCCTTACCGGGCTAAGCCGCGCGGCCGGCAGCGGCCTGACGGGATGTCAGGCGAAATACTGGCCGCCATTGGCCGACAGCGTCGAGCCGGTGATGAAGCCCGCATCATCGGAGGCCAGGAAGACCACGCACCGGGCAATCTCCTCCGGCTGTCCCAGCCGCCCGACGGGAATAAGCGGCAAAATCCTCTCGTTGAGGACTTTTTCCGGCACGGCCAGCACCATTTCAGTGCCGATATAGCCCGGGCAGATGGCGTTGACGGTAATGTTCTTCGCCGCCCCCTCCTGCGCGAGCGCCTTGGTGAAGCCGATATCGCCGGCCTTGGCCGCCGAGTAATTGGCCTGGCCCATCTGCCCTTTTTGTCCGTTGATCGATGAAATATTGATGATGCGCCCGAAGGACCGGTCCCGCATTCCGCTCCAGACCGGATGCGTCATATTGAAGAGGCCGGTCAGATTGGTGTTGATCACCTCGTTCCACTGGCCGGGCGACATTTTGTGAAACATCGAATCGCGGGTGATGCCGGCGTTGTTGACGAGTACGTCGATGGGGCCGAGTTCGGCCTCCACCTTGGCTATTCCCGCAACGCAGGCATCATAGGAGGAGACATCCCATTTGAAGACGGGAATGCCCGTCTCCTCCTTGAAGGCGAGCGCCCTTTCGTCATTTCCCGCGTAGTTTGCAGCCACCGAATAGCCGGCCGCCTTCAATGCTTCCGAGATTGCCGCGCCGATACCGCGCGTTCCCCCGGAAACCAATGCCACTCTGGTCATGCTGCACTCCCCCTCTAGGATCGGTCCTTCTGCGTGTGACCGGATGAACGATCGCGTCGATTACAGCGCCTCGAAGCACATGGCGACGCCCATGCCGCCGCCGATGCACAGGGTGGCCAGGCCCTTTTTCGCTCCGCGCCGCTTCATTTCGAACAGCAGCGTGTTGAGGACCCGCGCACCGGAGGCGCCGATCGGGTGACCGATGGCGATCGCACCGCCATTGACGTTGACGATCGATTGATCCCAGCCCATGTCCTTGTTGACGGCGCAGGCCTGGGCCGCGAAGGCCTCGTTGGCTTCCACGAGATCGAGATCGCCCACCGACCAGCCGGCCTTTTCCAAGGCGCGACGCGAGGCAGGGATGGGACCGGTACCCATGATCTGCGGATCGACGCCCGCCGTTGCCCAGGAGACGATGCGCGCCAGCGGCGCAATTCCGCGGCGGCTTGCCTCGGCTTCGCTCATCAGCACCGCGGCCGCGGCACCATCATTGATGCCGGAAGCATTGCCGGCGGTGACGGTGCCTTCCTTGTCGAAGGCCGGGCGCAGCTTGGCCATGGCGTCCATGGTCGCGCCGGCACGGATATATTCGTCCTGGTCGACGATGATGTCACCCTTGCGGCCCTTGACGACGTAAGGGATGATCTCGTCCTTGAAGCGGCCGGCCGCCTGGGCGGCCTCCGCCTTGTTTTGCGAGGCAACGGCGAACTGATCCTGCTCATCGCGGGAAAGCTGCCACTGGCGGGCGATATTTTCCGCCGTGGTGCCCATGTGATAGCCGTAGAAGGCGTCGGTCAGGCCGTCCTTGATCATGGTGTCGATCATCTTCATGTCACCCATCTTGGTGCCATTGCGAAGATGCGCGCAATGCGGCGCCATCGACATGGATTCCTGTCCGCCGGCCACGATGATCTTGGCATCGCCGAGCGCGATCTGCTGCATTCCGAGGGCGACTGCGCGCAGGCCGGAGCCGCAGAGCTGGTTGACGCCCCAGGCCGTCGTTTCCTGCGGCGTACCGGCCTTCATTGCCGCCTGGCGCGCCGGATTCTGGCCCTCGCCGGCCGGCAGCACCTGGCCCAGAATGACCTCGTCCACTTCACTGGCATCCACGCCTGCACGCTCCAGGGCACCCTTGACTGCTGCCGCACCCAGTTCATGGGCCGCAACATTGGCGAAGGCACCGTTGAAGGAACCCACGGCCGTGCGGGCCGCGGACGCAATGACGATCGAAGGCTGGCTCATGGAAGTCTCCTCATAGTTGCTATTTGTTGGACGGGAGACTGGCAAAGCTTGGCCGACAAGTCAAACAGGGCGAAAGGATGAATTTGCTGCAGATTGTCATGTTTACCGCCGCATTCACGGCATGTTGAGGCCGTGTCGCAACGCACAAATCGATTGTCAGCCTCGATTGATTAAGCGTAAGGTCTGCGCGGGAGAGACAGTCAACAATACCGAATTGACGGGATCAGGAGGCAATGATGGCGAAGACGGACGGCGAGATTGTCATAAAAAAATATGCCAACCGACGCCTCTACAACACGGGCACCAGCACCTATGTGACGCTGGAAGACCTGGCGCAGATGGTCAAACGAGGCGAGGAATTCGTGGTGCAGGACGCCAAGAGCGGCGACGACATCACCCATTCCGTTCTGACACAGATCATATTCGAGCAGGAATCGAAGACCGGCAACACGCTTTTGCCGATCTCGTTCCTCAGGCAGTTGATCACCTATTACGGTGACCAGATGCAGATGGTGGTTCCGACCTTCCTCGAGCATTCGATGAAGACATTCACGGATCAGCAGTCGCAGATGCGCGAGCACATGACCCGGGCGCTGGGCGAAACGCCGCTGACGAAGAATTTGCAGATGCCGATGCAACTCATGGAGGAGCAGGTTCGGCGCAATACCGACCTCTTCCGGCAGGCCATGCAGATGTTCTCGCCGTTTGCCGCGGGCGCGCCGCAGGCCAGCGAGCCCAAGAAGGCACCGGATTCCCGCGATCTCGATGAGTTGAAGGAGCAATTGCGCGCATTGCAGACCCGGCTCGACAGTCTCGGCTCCTGAAAGGCGCCCGCCTTGCCAGGCCCGGGCCGCCTATGGCCCGGGATCTCATCCTCCGGCAGCGGCTCCAAGCTTCAGGCTCCAGGCTTTTTGACGGCTCTGTCTTCAGACCTGCCATTCAATGGGCAAGAAAAAAGGCCGGTCATAATGCCGGCCTTTTTCATGCGTCAGACCTTGAAACAAGGATTATGCGCTTTCCTTCGGCGTCAGAACCTGGCGGCCGCGATACATGCCCGTCTTCAGGTCGATGTGGTGCGGACGGCGCAGTTCGCCGGAATTCTTGTCTTCGACATAGGTCGGGGTCTTCAGCGCGTCAGCGGAGCGGCGCATACCGCGCTTCGACGGGCTCACTTTTCTCTTCGGTACTGCCATTTTCGTTACTCCAAATAAGCGTGCAAAGCGCAATCCGCGGTCGGCTTCGACCGTACAGGACCTAGCCTCGATCTCGGAAATTGGGCCGGCTTATACATGGCAAGAAGGGCTTTGACCAGTCCCCGGCGGGATTTTTTAAAGCCGCAAGCCCTCACGCCTCATCTGCCGGCACGACCCAGCTTTCCGCAAGGGCCGCCTCGCGCCATTTAATCCAGGCCGGATGGGACTGGACGGCCTGCATATAGTCCAGGGCATCCGCATCGAGCTCGAAATCATAGACGTCGAGCCGGTTGACGACAGGGGCATACATGGCATCCGCGGCCGAGAAGGTGCCGAACAGGAAGGGTCCGCCCGACCTTTGCCGCATGGTGCGCCAGATCTGCGTGATCCGGCCGATATCGGCCGTGACGTCGGCGCCAACGTCGATCTTCTTCTTCTGGCGCCGGATATTCATCGGGCAGGCGCCTCTCAGGGCGCGAAAACCGGCGAGCATCTCCATGCTTATGGAGCGCGCCAGCGCCCTGTCGGCCGGATCATAGGGCCAGATACCCGCCTCGGGATAAAGTTCCGCCACATATTCAATGATCGCGAGAGATTCCCAGATCTGCAGGGACCCGTGGTGCAAGACTGGTACCTTGCCCGTGGGTGAGAATTCGCGAAAGCGCACATTGCCGCCGGTATCGTCAAACGGCGTCAGCACCTCCTCGAAATCGATGCCTGCCGCCGTCATGGCAAGCCAGGGCCGCATCGACCACGAGGAATAATTCTTGTTGGCGATATAGAGAACGAGCCCGTCCATTGCATTTGTCCCCGATCATTTCGCCTCGAGACTACGGATATGCCGGGCATCGCGCCAACGACAAATTCTGACGTCACCCATAAACGCATCTGATATATTCACCCGAGCCGCGGGCACGCCGCTCCACGACGCTTGCCAATCGCTGCATGCCTCTGCTGGGCCGGCTGGCGACACGATCGATCGGGTTGGGAAGCGAGACCGCCAAAAGGGCTGCCTGGCGCCGGTTTAGCTTTTTCGCCGAGGTCTTGAAGTGGTGCTGGGCGGCGGCCTCGATACCGTAGATCTGCGGCCCCCATTCGGCGATATTGAGATAGATCTCCATGGTCCGGCGTTTCGACCAGACGAGATCTGCCCACAGGGCAAGCGGAAGTTCCAGGGCCTTGCGCAGGAAGGAGCGGCCGTTCCAGAGGAAGAGATTCTTGACGGTCTGCATCGGGATCGTGCTCGCGCCGCGTGTCGCCTCACCCTCCAATGCATCCTGGACAACGCCGCGCATCTGCACCCAGTCCACCCCGCCATGGACGCAGAACTGCCCATCCTCCGACATCATCACCGACTGGACCAAGACAGGCGCGATGTCGTCAAGGGCCACCCAGCGCCGCTCATAGCCCTGGAAGCCCGCCAGATCGGCCACCATCAGCGTCGAGACCGGCCGGACGAAAGGCAGGGCATAGAGAAGAACCAGCGCATAGGGCAGCAGCAGGAGCACGCCCAGGACCATGGCGAGGCGCTTTGCAATGCCGAGGGCGGTCGTCCGGCGCTGCCGTGTCGGCAAGGCGTTCTCCTCTTCGGCTTCATGCTCCGGTGTATCGCTCAACTCTTCCACTCGTCCTTGCTGGTTCTCTGCGGTATAACCGGCTGCAGCCGGCAAAACCAGCCCGACCCGGCCCGCCCTCCGGCATTTCGGCAAAACGGCGTTGCCAGATGCCAGGCGGCGTGCCAATGAACCCTCATGCTGCACGATGATCACCATACCTTCGAGGACCATTTGCGCGAAAGCGCGGCGAGAACGGAAGCGCTGATGTCGGCCCTGCTCGGTCCGTCAGCCTTGCCGGATGAAATTGCGCGGCCGGAGCCGCTGGTGGCCGCCATGCGCTACGGAACATTGAATGGCGGCAAGCGGTTGCGGCCATTCCTGGTGCAGGAAGCGGCCGCCTTGTTCGAAGGTCCGGCCGCTGCCGCCGCGCGGGTCGGTGCCGCACTGGAATGCCTGCACAGCTATTCTCTCATCCATGACGATCTGCCGGCGATGGACGATGACGATTTGCGACGCGGCAAGCCGACGGTCCATAAAGTCTTTCCTGAGGCAACGGCAATCCTCGCCGGCGACAGCCTGCTGACCTATGCCTTCGACATCATCAGCGCGCCGGAGACCGATCTTCCCGATGATCGGAAAGTGCAACTGGTCCTGGCTCTGGCGCGGGCCGCCGGGCTTGGCGGAATGGCCGGGGGGCAGGCGCTGGATCTGGCTGCCGAAAGCGAAACCCCCGGCGAAGCGGATATCTCGACCCTGCAGGCCATGAAGACCGGCGCATTGCTGCGCTTTGCCTGCGAAGCGGGTCCGATCATCGCCGGCGCGTCCAGCGAGGACCGGCTGCGGCTGCGCCGTTTTGGCGAGATCATCGGCCTTGCCTTCCAGCTCGCTGATGACGTGCTCGACGTCACTTCCGACGCAAAGACCATGGGCAAGGCGACCGGAAAGGATGCCGGTCGCGGGAAGGCGACCCTCGTGGCCCTGCACGGACTGGACTGGGCGGAGAAGCGGCTGGATGCGCTGGTTGCCGAGGCCATTGCCTCCCTGGCGCCCTATGCGGAGCGGGCGGGAATGCTGATTGCCACTGCCCGCTACGTGGCCAACCGCAAGCATTGAGTGTCCGGATGCCGGTGCGTCCGCAGCGATGCGCCGGCAGGCCGAGGAGGATCGCGCCGCGGAACCTCTGCGCCACAGGGAGCAGCGGCGCAGAACGGATCATCATCACGCAAACTGCTGGAAACCATCAAAACTCTGCGCGTGTCGGGCGGGCAAGGCTGACCTATGATCGCCACCATCTCCAGCTGGAAAGACATGCATGTCCGAACTGATGCAGAACCTGCCGCAAGTCGCAGCGGCCTATGTCCTTTATCTGGTGGCCGTCATCAGTCCCGGACCGGCGATCATCGCCATCATCTCGACCGCCTTGGGCGAAGGTCGCCGACGCGGTCTCGTCATCGCGCTCGGCATCTTTGCCGGCTCCTTCACCTGGGCCATGGCCGCCGCCCTGGGCATGGCCGCGCTCTTGACCCGTTATGCCGGGATACTGGAGATCTTGAAGATCGCCGGCGGCCTCTATCTGCTCTATCTCGCCTATAAGGCCTGCCGTGGCGCCCTGCGCGCCGGTGACGATCAACCGGAGCTTCCGGTCGCCAAACGCCATGTCAGCCTCGGCCGCACATTCCTCACCGGCTATGCCATCCACCTGACCAATCCGAAAGCCGTTTTTGCCTGGGTCGCCATCATTTCGCTCGGCCTGCCGGCCGGAGCGTCCGGCGGCGCCGTGGCGCTCATTGTCGGGGGCTGCCTCCTGACCGGCTTTACCGTGTTCATGGGCTACGCGCTGCTTTTCTCGACGCGGCGCGCGGCGAGGATCTACCAGAGCGCGCGCCGCCCACTGGATGCCCTGATGGCGGTGATGTTCGGCGCTGCCGGAGTCAAGATGATCAGCAGCGCCCTTTGACGGCGCCCACAAAGCAAAAGGCGCCGCGGATGCGACGCCTTCCGTTTGGATCTCACGGCAGACCTGATCAATCGGTCGTGATCGGCGCGATCGCAACTTCCACGCGGCGGTTCTGTGCACGGCCATCGGGCGTGGCATTCGATGCGACCGGCTGGGTGGCACCGAAGCCGAGCGTCGACATGCGGCGCTGATCGACGCCGCGCGACGCGAGGTAGTTGGCGACCGAGGCGGCGCGTCGTTCAGAAAGCGCCTGATTATGAGCCGCGCTGCCAGTCGAATCGGTATGACCGTTCACATCGACCAAAGTCCGGTTGAACTTGCTGAGCACGAGAGCCACGGAATTCAGCGTGGAGTAGAAGCCCGGCAGAACCTGGTCCTGATCGGTCGGGAAGGTGATGTTGGACGGCATGTTCAGGATGATGCGATCCCCCACACGCGTCACAGAAACACCGGTCCCTTGCAATTGCGCCCGTAATTCGGACTCCTGCTGGTCCATGTAATTGCCGATGGCGCCGCCTGCCAGAGCACCGACGCCGGCGCCGATCAGTGCCGCATTGCGCCGACCGACCGGCGAATTGCCGATGGCAAGCCCGGCAAGCGCTCCAATGCCGGCGCCGAGCGCGGCACCGCCCGTCGTATTCGACATTTTCTGCTGTCCGGTATACGGATCGGTTGTCGTGCAGGCAGAAAGATAGGTCGCGCACATGGCGACAATCGCAATTTTCTTCAGCATAGAATCATCATCCCCGTCATTAGCTCTG is a window encoding:
- a CDS encoding glutathione S-transferase family protein, coding for MDGLVLYIANKNYSSWSMRPWLAMTAAGIDFEEVLTPFDDTGGNVRFREFSPTGKVPVLHHGSLQIWESLAIIEYVAELYPEAGIWPYDPADRALARSISMEMLAGFRALRGACPMNIRRQKKKIDVGADVTADIGRITQIWRTMRQRSGGPFLFGTFSAADAMYAPVVNRLDVYDFELDADALDYMQAVQSHPAWIKWREAALAESWVVPADEA
- a CDS encoding helicase-related protein, which translates into the protein MILSGRGVTAVLGPTNTGKTHYAIERMVAYGSGVIGLPLRLLAREVYTRLVERVGAAHVALVTGEEKISPPQARFSVCTVEAMPRETKAAFVAIDEVQLAGDLERGHIFTDRILHLRGREETLLLGASTMRPILERLLPGITVVERPRLSTLFYAGQKKITRLPQRSAIVAFSADEVYAIAELIRRQRGGAAVVLGALSPRTRNAQVGLYQAGDVEYLVATDAIGMGLNLDVDHVAFAQDRKFDGYQFRNLNPGELGQIAGRAGRHLKDGTFGVTGQVQPFDDELVERIEGHHFDQVKVLQWRSKALDYSSLRDLRASLDAAPLVQGLTRALPATDSQALDYLCRYPEVVDLANTPERVETLWEACALPDYRRITPAQHADLISTLFFDLVRFGSVNENFMAEQVQRADRTDGEIDTLSARIAQIRTWTYVSNRPGWLAHPTHWQEKTREIEDRLSDALHERLTKRFVDRRTSVLMKRLRENAMLEAEISVNGDVFVEGHHVGQLAGFRFTPVTNAEGPDAKAVQAAAQKALALEFEARAARLYACGNGDLALGSDGALRWLGDPVAKLTSAEHIMHPRVILLADEQLTGNARDHVAARLERFVNHHIATVLKPLDDLSRAEDLQGMAKGLAFQIVENLGVLFRRDVADEVKTLDQDARASLRRYGVRFGAYHIFMPALLKPAPAELITLLWALKNDGLDKPGYGELIPALAAGRTSVVTDPSFERNFYKLAGFRFLGKRAVRVDILERLADLIRPLLQWKPGSGQRPDGAYDGRRFTTTTAMLSILGATPDDIEEILKGLGYRADAVKPEEAQAFLASHDEKSAPAAAPVSGGASNETASDTPDELQGEASAELTGEASTEDKAPAEDGAVSGDASAEPQAAMPETAMAADTGDADASSDDDADPVSPEASDASSAAETATPDDADASVSPGADRIADAQPEAAVSAAQDNQAEEEPKPVLLWRPGGGRSDNQRGGRPQGERRFQGNRNAGDGRRDERRSDDRGDQAARGRDGANRDGRNRDGQRDGQRDGQREGGRPNRGDRRPDNRGDRRPDNRGDRQSRPDRDKTAQPNRFEAKPPRKEKPIDPDSPFAKLAALKEQMKK
- a CDS encoding polyprenyl synthetase family protein — protein: MLHDDHHTFEDHLRESAARTEALMSALLGPSALPDEIARPEPLVAAMRYGTLNGGKRLRPFLVQEAAALFEGPAAAAARVGAALECLHSYSLIHDDLPAMDDDDLRRGKPTVHKVFPEATAILAGDSLLTYAFDIISAPETDLPDDRKVQLVLALARAAGLGGMAGGQALDLAAESETPGEADISTLQAMKTGALLRFACEAGPIIAGASSEDRLRLRRFGEIIGLAFQLADDVLDVTSDAKTMGKATGKDAGRGKATLVALHGLDWAEKRLDALVAEAIASLAPYAERAGMLIATARYVANRKH
- the phaR gene encoding polyhydroxyalkanoate synthesis repressor PhaR, whose product is MAKTDGEIVIKKYANRRLYNTGTSTYVTLEDLAQMVKRGEEFVVQDAKSGDDITHSVLTQIIFEQESKTGNTLLPISFLRQLITYYGDQMQMVVPTFLEHSMKTFTDQQSQMREHMTRALGETPLTKNLQMPMQLMEEQVRRNTDLFRQAMQMFSPFAAGAPQASEPKKAPDSRDLDELKEQLRALQTRLDSLGS
- a CDS encoding beta-ketoacyl-ACP reductase; the protein is MTRVALVSGGTRGIGAAISEALKAAGYSVAANYAGNDERALAFKEETGIPVFKWDVSSYDACVAGIAKVEAELGPIDVLVNNAGITRDSMFHKMSPGQWNEVINTNLTGLFNMTHPVWSGMRDRSFGRIINISSINGQKGQMGQANYSAAKAGDIGFTKALAQEGAAKNITVNAICPGYIGTEMVLAVPEKVLNERILPLIPVGRLGQPEEIARCVVFLASDDAGFITGSTLSANGGQYFA
- a CDS encoding transglycosylase domain-containing protein, which codes for MPTRQRRTTALGIAKRLAMVLGVLLLLPYALVLLYALPFVRPVSTLMVADLAGFQGYERRWVALDDIAPVLVQSVMMSEDGQFCVHGGVDWVQMRGVVQDALEGEATRGASTIPMQTVKNLFLWNGRSFLRKALELPLALWADLVWSKRRTMEIYLNIAEWGPQIYGIEAAAQHHFKTSAKKLNRRQAALLAVSLPNPIDRVASRPSRGMQRLASVVERRARGSGEYIRCVYG
- a CDS encoding YMGG-like glycine zipper-containing protein — its product is MKKIFAAAAMVAMLASCTTTERGTAIGAGTGAVIGGAVTNSWGGAAVGAVAGGLVGAAIGESQKNPGYCVYRDRYGRTYEARCR
- a CDS encoding LysE family translocator, producing the protein MSELMQNLPQVAAAYVLYLVAVISPGPAIIAIISTALGEGRRRGLVIALGIFAGSFTWAMAAALGMAALLTRYAGILEILKIAGGLYLLYLAYKACRGALRAGDDQPELPVAKRHVSLGRTFLTGYAIHLTNPKAVFAWVAIISLGLPAGASGGAVALIVGGCLLTGFTVFMGYALLFSTRRAARIYQSARRPLDALMAVMFGAAGVKMISSAL
- a CDS encoding OmpA family protein, whose protein sequence is MLKKIAIVAMCATYLSACTTTDPYTGQQKMSNTTGGAALGAGIGALAGLAIGNSPVGRRNAALIGAGVGALAGGAIGNYMDQQESELRAQLQGTGVSVTRVGDRIILNMPSNITFPTDQDQVLPGFYSTLNSVALVLSKFNRTLVDVNGHTDSTGSAAHNQALSERRAASVANYLASRGVDQRRMSTLGFGATQPVASNATPDGRAQNRRVEVAIAPITTD
- a CDS encoding acetyl-CoA C-acetyltransferase, with protein sequence MSQPSIVIASAARTAVGSFNGAFANVAAHELGAAAVKGALERAGVDASEVDEVILGQVLPAGEGQNPARQAAMKAGTPQETTAWGVNQLCGSGLRAVALGMQQIALGDAKIIVAGGQESMSMAPHCAHLRNGTKMGDMKMIDTMIKDGLTDAFYGYHMGTTAENIARQWQLSRDEQDQFAVASQNKAEAAQAAGRFKDEIIPYVVKGRKGDIIVDQDEYIRAGATMDAMAKLRPAFDKEGTVTAGNASGINDGAAAAVLMSEAEASRRGIAPLARIVSWATAGVDPQIMGTGPIPASRRALEKAGWSVGDLDLVEANEAFAAQACAVNKDMGWDQSIVNVNGGAIAIGHPIGASGARVLNTLLFEMKRRGAKKGLATLCIGGGMGVAMCFEAL
- a CDS encoding DUF3309 family protein produces the protein MLGTILLVILILLLIGALPNWNHSRSWGYGPSGGLGLVVLILIILLLMGRI
- the rpmF gene encoding 50S ribosomal protein L32 gives rise to the protein MAVPKRKVSPSKRGMRRSADALKTPTYVEDKNSGELRRPHHIDLKTGMYRGRQVLTPKESA